In the genome of Carnobacterium viridans, one region contains:
- the holA gene encoding DNA polymerase III subunit delta codes for MNFVSELAKIRKGTIAHVYVVLGTESYLASVARKTLLDSLLSAEELELNYGAYDMEEVSIGTALEDAESIPFFGDRRLVFVDRPIFLTGDKTKLKIEHDVKWLESYLTHPSESTTLVFFAPYEKLDERKKITKLLKKTATIIEVNALSEKDMRKYIKDTIANEEYRYSPEAFELFIQLTDAKLSVAMGELPKLFIYAQDTKFITLEAVQELVAKSLEQNIFALNEYVLKKDAGQALNLYQDLLLQKEDPIKINAIMTSQFRLLIQVKILEKKGYQQGDIAKQLKTHPYRVKLAIQQMRKIEEHSLIEAYNGLIDAEYRLKTGKGDKEMQFELFVLQYAQKKTAN; via the coding sequence GTGAATTTTGTATCAGAATTAGCAAAAATAAGAAAAGGCACGATTGCACATGTTTACGTTGTGTTAGGAACAGAATCCTATTTGGCAAGCGTAGCTAGAAAAACACTGTTGGACTCATTGCTTAGTGCAGAAGAATTGGAATTAAACTACGGTGCTTACGATATGGAAGAAGTTTCTATAGGAACAGCCTTAGAGGATGCAGAATCGATTCCGTTTTTTGGTGATCGTCGTCTCGTTTTTGTAGATAGGCCTATCTTCTTAACTGGTGATAAAACAAAATTAAAGATAGAACATGATGTAAAATGGTTAGAAAGTTACTTAACTCATCCTTCTGAGTCAACGACACTTGTATTCTTTGCTCCATATGAAAAATTAGATGAACGCAAAAAAATAACTAAGTTACTAAAAAAAACTGCCACCATAATAGAAGTAAATGCATTATCAGAAAAAGATATGCGAAAATACATCAAGGATACTATAGCAAATGAAGAGTACCGTTATTCACCAGAAGCATTTGAATTATTTATTCAATTAACAGATGCAAAATTATCTGTAGCCATGGGAGAATTGCCGAAACTTTTTATTTATGCTCAAGATACTAAATTTATTACACTAGAAGCCGTTCAAGAATTAGTGGCTAAATCTTTAGAACAAAACATTTTTGCGCTAAACGAATACGTTTTGAAAAAAGACGCAGGACAAGCTCTCAATTTATACCAAGATTTATTATTACAAAAAGAAGATCCTATTAAAATAAATGCGATTATGACTTCTCAATTTAGATTGCTTATCCAAGTCAAAATTTTAGAAAAAAAAGGGTATCAGCAAGGAGATATTGCTAAGCAGTTAAAAACGCATCCCTATCGTGTGAAATTAGCTATTCAACAAATGAGAAAAATTGAGGAGCATTCATTGATTGAAGCGTATAATGGATTGATTGATGCTGAGTATCGACTAAAGACAGGAAAAGGCGATAAAGAAATGCAATTTGAATTATTCGTTCTGCAGTATGCTCAAAAAAAGACAGCGAATTGA
- the rpsT gene encoding 30S ribosomal protein S20, producing MPNIEAAIKRVRTSEKSAVQNNVQKSSMRTAIKKYAQSIEAGNENSEQLLKEAIKAIDMAASKGLIHKNKANRDKSRLTAKLAK from the coding sequence ATGCCAAACATCGAAGCTGCAATCAAACGTGTTCGTACTTCTGAAAAATCAGCTGTACAAAACAACGTTCAAAAAAGTTCAATGCGTACTGCTATTAAAAAATATGCTCAATCTATTGAAGCAGGTAACGAAAATTCTGAACAATTACTTAAAGAAGCAATCAAAGCAATTGACATGGCTGCATCTAAAGGATTGATTCATAAAAATAAAGCTAACCGTGACAAATCTCGTTTAACTGCTAAATTAGCTAAATAA
- the uvrB gene encoding excinuclease ABC subunit UvrB produces the protein MPKDQFELVSKYQPSGDQPDAIKKLIKGIEAGEKEQTLLGATGTGKTFTVSNVIKEVNKPTLVIAHNKTLAGQLYGEFKEFFPDNAVEYFVSYYDYYQPEAYVPSSDTFIEKESSVNDEIDKLRHSATSALLERRDVIVVASVSCIYGLVNPEDYRDHVLSLRVGNEMNRDEMLRRLVDMQFERNDIDFQRGRFRVRGDVVEIFLASRDSEAIRVEFFGDEIDRIREVDVLTGEIKADVQHVPIFPATHFVANDEQTRSAIKNIQEELEERLKVLRAEDKLIEAQRLEQRTNYDLEMLLEMGYCSGIENYSRHMDGRKQGEAPYTLIDFFPDDFLIVIDESHITMSQIRGMYNGDRARKQQLIEYGFRLPSALDNRPLRLEEFENHVNQIMYISATPGPYELERAPEVIEQIIRPTGLLDPIIEVRPIKGQIDDLIGEINERTEKNERVFITTLTKKMSEDLTDYLKEVGIKVAYLHSEIKTLERTEIIRNLRLGVYDVLIGINLLREGIDVPEVSLVIILDADKEGFLRSERSLVQTIGRAARNENGKVIMYADRITDSMRAAISETERRRETQEEYNEKHGITPKTIIKDIRDLISITSVVEGEDEGASGLENIAKMTREQRLELIDGMEIEMKVAAKELNFEKAANIRDMILEITAQYKLK, from the coding sequence ATGCCAAAAGACCAATTTGAACTGGTTTCTAAATACCAGCCTAGTGGTGATCAGCCGGATGCCATAAAAAAATTAATTAAAGGTATCGAAGCTGGAGAGAAAGAACAAACCTTATTAGGTGCTACAGGAACCGGAAAAACATTTACGGTCTCAAATGTCATTAAGGAAGTAAATAAGCCAACTTTAGTTATTGCACACAATAAAACATTAGCAGGTCAATTATATGGTGAGTTTAAAGAATTCTTTCCAGATAATGCTGTAGAGTATTTTGTCAGTTATTATGACTACTATCAGCCAGAAGCGTACGTTCCTTCAAGTGATACCTTTATTGAAAAAGAATCAAGTGTTAACGATGAGATAGATAAACTGCGTCATTCCGCAACGAGCGCATTGTTAGAACGAAGAGATGTCATTGTAGTAGCCTCAGTTTCATGTATCTACGGGCTAGTTAACCCTGAGGACTATAGGGATCACGTTTTGTCTTTACGTGTAGGTAATGAAATGAATCGTGATGAGATGTTGCGCCGTTTAGTCGACATGCAATTTGAACGTAATGATATTGATTTTCAACGTGGACGCTTTCGTGTTAGAGGAGACGTAGTGGAAATTTTCTTAGCATCACGTGATAGTGAAGCCATACGTGTAGAGTTCTTTGGAGATGAAATTGATCGTATCCGAGAAGTAGATGTTTTAACAGGTGAGATCAAGGCCGATGTTCAACATGTCCCTATTTTTCCGGCCACTCACTTTGTAGCGAACGATGAACAAACAAGATCAGCTATAAAAAATATCCAAGAAGAATTAGAAGAACGTTTAAAAGTTTTACGAGCTGAAGATAAGTTAATTGAAGCACAGCGTTTAGAACAGCGAACAAATTATGATTTGGAAATGTTGTTGGAAATGGGATATTGTTCAGGAATTGAAAATTATTCTAGACACATGGATGGGCGTAAACAGGGTGAAGCGCCTTACACACTAATCGATTTCTTCCCTGATGATTTTCTGATTGTCATAGATGAGTCTCATATTACAATGTCTCAAATTAGAGGGATGTATAACGGCGATAGGGCTAGAAAACAACAATTGATTGAGTATGGTTTCAGATTGCCAAGTGCTTTGGATAATCGTCCGCTTCGTCTAGAAGAATTTGAAAACCATGTAAATCAAATTATGTATATTTCGGCAACGCCAGGACCTTATGAATTGGAACGTGCTCCAGAAGTTATTGAACAAATTATTCGACCTACTGGATTATTAGATCCAATTATTGAAGTGCGTCCAATCAAAGGTCAAATTGATGATTTGATTGGTGAAATAAATGAACGAACCGAAAAAAATGAACGAGTATTTATTACTACATTAACTAAGAAGATGTCAGAAGATCTGACGGATTATTTGAAAGAGGTTGGCATTAAAGTTGCCTACTTGCATAGTGAGATAAAAACACTAGAACGAACCGAGATTATTCGAAATCTACGTCTAGGCGTATACGACGTATTAATTGGGATTAACTTGCTGCGTGAAGGTATCGATGTCCCAGAAGTATCGTTAGTTATTATTTTAGATGCAGATAAAGAAGGTTTCTTAAGAAGCGAACGTTCACTTGTACAGACAATTGGTAGGGCTGCGCGTAATGAAAACGGGAAAGTTATTATGTATGCAGACCGTATCACTGACTCTATGAGAGCCGCTATATCAGAGACTGAGAGACGTCGCGAAACCCAAGAAGAATACAATGAAAAACATGGCATCACGCCCAAAACGATTATCAAAGATATTCGCGATTTAATCTCGATTACTTCAGTAGTAGAAGGTGAGGATGAGGGAGCATCTGGTTTAGAAAATATTGCTAAGATGACGAGAGAGCAACGTCTAGAGCTGATTGATGGTATGGAAATTGAAATGAAGGTGGCAGCAAAAGAATTAAACTTCGAAAAAGCAGCTAATATAAGAGACATGATTTTAGAAATAACGGCACAGTATAAATTAAAATAA